A genomic stretch from Actinomadura rubteroloni includes:
- a CDS encoding ABC transporter permease codes for MTTRPTRRLSALHLYTLLLTAWLILPIAVMILFGFNDVHGKQNFRWEGFTLKWYTHLLAKPDLTIAAINSLTIATLSTAMATALGTPLGLALARHKFRGRATTTAVLFLIIACPELVLGASLLSMFVTFNIPRGYPTILAAHTMVSIAFMTTTVRARAVTLDPSLEEAAEDLGATPWPRFRLITLPLVTPGILAGALLAFVLSIDDFVITNFTSGTTITLPLWIWASTRTGTPPQVNVLGTLIFAAATTLTLLTARRK; via the coding sequence ATGACCACCCGCCCGACCCGCCGCCTCTCCGCCCTGCACCTCTACACCCTGCTCCTGACCGCCTGGCTGATCCTCCCCATAGCGGTCATGATCCTGTTCGGCTTCAACGACGTCCACGGCAAGCAGAACTTCCGCTGGGAGGGCTTCACCCTCAAGTGGTACACCCACCTGCTCGCCAAGCCCGACTTGACGATCGCCGCCATCAACTCCCTGACAATCGCCACACTGAGCACAGCCATGGCGACAGCCCTTGGCACCCCCCTGGGCTTGGCTCTGGCCCGCCACAAATTCCGAGGCCGGGCCACGACAACGGCCGTCCTCTTCCTGATCATCGCCTGCCCGGAACTGGTGCTGGGCGCGTCCCTGCTGTCGATGTTCGTGACGTTCAACATCCCCCGCGGCTACCCGACGATCCTGGCCGCGCACACGATGGTCTCGATCGCCTTCATGACAACGACAGTCCGCGCCAGAGCGGTGACCCTGGACCCGTCCCTGGAAGAAGCGGCAGAAGACCTGGGCGCAACTCCCTGGCCGAGATTCCGCCTGATCACCCTCCCCTTGGTCACCCCGGGAATCCTGGCAGGCGCCCTCCTGGCCTTCGTCCTCTCCATCGACGACTTCGTCATCACGAACTTCACCAGCGGCACCACCATCACCCTCCCCCTCTGGATCTGGGCCTCGACAAGAACCGGAACCCCACCCCAGGTCAACGTCCTCGGCACGCTGATCTTCGCCGCCGCCACCACCCTCACCCTTCTCACCGCCCGCCGGAAATGA